One stretch of Dokdonia sp. Hel_I_53 DNA includes these proteins:
- a CDS encoding MIP/aquaporin family protein, with amino-acid sequence MKRYIAELIGTFSMVFCGCAAMSVNEITAGSVTHPGIAITWGLIVMGMIYAFGDISGAHLNPAVTVAFAYAKKFSWREVPKYVLAQLVGATIAGAFLWFLFPESEFLGSTVPSFDYFRAFILEILLAFFLMLVIINVSTGAKEIGIIAGIAIGGIVLLEAMFAGPMTNASMNPARSLGPAIFSGKWEPIWIYLTAPFIGAILAVISCKLVKDEQCCDGQC; translated from the coding sequence ATGAAACGCTATATCGCCGAGCTTATAGGTACATTTTCAATGGTTTTTTGTGGTTGCGCAGCCATGAGCGTTAATGAAATTACCGCGGGATCTGTAACACACCCTGGTATCGCGATTACTTGGGGTCTTATAGTGATGGGTATGATATACGCATTTGGAGACATTTCTGGTGCTCACCTCAACCCCGCAGTAACAGTTGCTTTTGCTTACGCAAAAAAATTTTCTTGGAGAGAAGTACCAAAATATGTCTTGGCACAACTAGTAGGAGCCACAATAGCCGGAGCTTTTTTATGGTTTCTTTTTCCTGAAAGTGAGTTTTTAGGTAGTACAGTGCCTTCTTTTGATTATTTCAGAGCCTTTATTCTAGAAATCCTTCTTGCATTTTTTCTTATGCTTGTAATTATAAACGTATCGACTGGTGCTAAAGAAATTGGTATTATCGCAGGTATAGCTATTGGTGGTATTGTATTACTAGAAGCTATGTTTGCAGGTCCTATGACAAATGCTTCTATGAATCCTGCCAGATCCTTAGGTCCAGCTATTTTCTCTGGAAAATGGGAGCCGATATGGATCTACCTGACAGCGCCATTTATAGGTGCTATTCTAGCAGTAATTAGTTGCAAACTCGTAAAAGATGAACAATGCTGCGATGGCCAGTGTTAA
- a CDS encoding SRPBCC family protein, which produces MKIYQIHSKQNLPITLDEAWEFLSNARNLATITPDYMNFNIISGADRPVYAGQLIQYTVTPLANFKLKWVTEIISVKEGEYFVDEQKYGPYAMWHHKHFIKEIPGGVEMEDIVDYKLPAGFLGRIAHPYLVKPKLDEIFSYRKTALEKKFGIYQLPKQDSTTLKQDILN; this is translated from the coding sequence ATGAAAATTTACCAAATACATTCCAAGCAGAACCTTCCAATAACTTTAGATGAAGCCTGGGAATTCTTATCTAATGCCCGTAACCTTGCAACCATTACTCCAGATTATATGAATTTCAATATCATTTCTGGAGCAGATAGACCTGTGTATGCAGGGCAATTAATCCAATATACCGTTACCCCTCTTGCTAATTTTAAATTAAAATGGGTCACAGAAATTATTAGTGTAAAAGAAGGAGAATATTTTGTTGATGAGCAAAAATATGGCCCCTACGCTATGTGGCACCACAAACACTTTATAAAAGAAATACCTGGTGGTGTAGAAATGGAAGATATAGTAGATTACAAGTTGCCCGCTGGATTTTTAGGCAGAATTGCACATCCATACCTTGTAAAACCAAAATTAGATGAGATTTTTTCATATCGAAAGACGGCTTTAGAAAAAAAGTTTGGAATCTACCAGCTACCAAAACAAGACTCTACAACACTAAAACAGGACATACTCAACTAA
- a CDS encoding SDR family NAD(P)-dependent oxidoreductase, translating into MRKNILLIGGSHGIGFEIANKLHSKHTVYVASRTKENLGNLDVNHLQFDTEKDELDMSELPERIDGFIFCPGTINLKPFKSLSTEIFREDLELNFLSMIKVVHQVLDHLKNSEQASLVFFSTVAVKVGMPFHTSVAAAKGAIEGFAKALAAEYAPKFRVNVIAPSLTDTSLASRLLNNDKKRKMMDDRHPLKRVGDAKDIANIAAFLISDESSWITGQVLGVDGGMSTLNVQ; encoded by the coding sequence ATGAGAAAGAATATACTTTTGATAGGAGGAAGCCATGGGATAGGATTTGAAATTGCCAATAAACTACATTCTAAACATACTGTGTATGTTGCATCTCGTACTAAAGAAAACCTCGGTAATCTTGATGTAAATCATCTTCAATTTGACACAGAAAAAGATGAGCTAGATATGTCTGAATTACCAGAACGCATTGATGGATTTATATTTTGCCCAGGAACAATAAACCTTAAACCTTTTAAAAGTTTGAGTACAGAAATTTTTAGAGAAGATCTAGAACTCAATTTTTTAAGTATGATAAAGGTCGTGCATCAAGTATTAGATCATCTTAAAAACTCTGAGCAGGCAAGCCTCGTATTCTTTAGTACGGTAGCTGTGAAAGTGGGAATGCCATTTCATACAAGTGTTGCTGCTGCAAAAGGTGCCATAGAAGGATTTGCAAAAGCACTAGCTGCAGAGTATGCTCCAAAATTTAGAGTGAATGTAATTGCACCATCTCTTACTGACACTTCACTAGCCAGTCGACTTTTAAATAATGATAAAAAGCGAAAAATGATGGATGATCGCCACCCTTTAAAACGAGTAGGCGATGCAAAAGATATCGCAAATATTGCTGCCTTCTTAATTAGTGATGAAAGCAGCTGGATTACTGGACAGGTTCTAGGTGTTGATGGGGGAATGAGTACACTTAATGTTCAGTAG
- a CDS encoding cryptochrome/photolyase family protein, translated as MSKQKVSIFWFRRDLRLDDNVGFLEALRGDYPVLPIFIFDKEILDKLPEDDARVTFIFNTLQKMRDELQDDYKSSLAMFYGKPKQIYKELLSDYDIQAVYTNRDYEPYAKERDEEIKNLLENQDTDFHTFKDQVIFEKDEVVKNDGDPYIVYTPYKNKWKEHFDEDQDLKMHYTSQDLSNLIENSRLPNLTLSDLGFKKSTIEIPDYDVTPTLIENYEDTRNFPAEDGTSRLGPHLRFGTVSVRKMVRKAIATKNEVFWSELIWREFFMQILYHFPETKDNAFRSKYDRIEWRNNEDEFEKWKNGETGYQLVDAGMRQLNESGYMHNRVRMLVASFLCKHLLIDWRWGETYFAEKLLDYEMSSNVGNWQWAAGSGVDAAPYFRIFNPMTQVEKFDKNKKYIKKWVPEVDTEDYPEKMVDHKEARERCLKTYKSALD; from the coding sequence ATGTCAAAACAAAAAGTTTCAATTTTCTGGTTTCGTCGTGATCTTCGGCTTGATGATAATGTTGGTTTTCTTGAAGCATTGCGTGGTGATTATCCAGTCTTACCCATATTCATATTTGATAAAGAAATCCTTGATAAGCTACCTGAAGATGATGCCCGTGTAACATTTATTTTCAATACACTCCAGAAAATGCGGGATGAGTTGCAAGATGATTATAAGAGTTCTCTAGCTATGTTTTATGGGAAACCGAAACAGATTTACAAAGAACTTTTAAGTGATTATGACATACAAGCCGTTTATACAAATAGAGATTATGAACCGTATGCTAAAGAAAGGGATGAAGAGATAAAAAATCTTTTAGAAAATCAAGATACTGACTTTCACACTTTCAAAGATCAAGTCATATTTGAAAAAGATGAAGTAGTAAAGAATGATGGAGACCCATATATCGTGTATACTCCATATAAAAATAAATGGAAAGAGCATTTTGATGAGGACCAAGATTTAAAAATGCATTACACTTCTCAAGATCTAAGTAATCTTATAGAAAATAGCAGACTCCCCAATCTCACTTTGAGCGATTTGGGATTTAAAAAATCTACTATTGAAATTCCTGATTATGATGTTACTCCTACCTTAATTGAAAATTATGAGGACACTCGTAACTTCCCTGCGGAGGATGGTACTTCTCGTTTAGGACCACATTTGAGATTTGGTACTGTGAGTGTAAGAAAAATGGTTCGTAAGGCTATTGCAACGAAAAATGAAGTTTTCTGGAGTGAACTCATCTGGCGTGAATTTTTTATGCAGATTCTGTATCACTTTCCAGAAACGAAAGACAATGCCTTTCGCTCTAAATATGACCGAATTGAATGGCGTAACAATGAAGATGAATTTGAAAAGTGGAAAAATGGAGAAACAGGCTACCAGCTTGTAGACGCCGGAATGAGGCAACTTAACGAATCTGGATATATGCACAACAGAGTGCGTATGCTAGTGGCTAGTTTTTTGTGTAAGCACTTACTTATAGACTGGCGTTGGGGTGAAACTTATTTTGCAGAGAAATTATTGGATTACGAGATGAGCTCAAACGTAGGGAACTGGCAATGGGCCGCAGGATCTGGTGTAGATGCTGCTCCATACTTCAGAATCTTTAACCCTATGACTCAAGTAGAAAAATTTGATAAGAATAAGAAATACATTAAAAAATGGGTTCCAGAAGTGGATACAGAAGATTATCCAGAGAAAATGGTGGATCATAAAGAAGCTAGAGAAAGATGTTTAAAAACATACAAATCAGCTTTAGATTAA
- a CDS encoding ABC-F family ATP-binding cassette domain-containing protein, with protein MIAVDNLAVEFSGDSLFSNVSFTINENDKIALMGKNGAGKSTMMKIIAGAQKPTRGNVRTPKDAVIAYLPQHLLTDDECTVMEEASKAFSQVLDMKTEMDRLNKELETRTDYESDAYMKIIAQVSDLGEKYYAIEEVNIEEEVEKALRGLGFKRSDFNKPTSEFSGGWRMRIELAKILLEKPDLILLDEPTNHVDIESVIWLEDFLLNKAKAVIVISHDKTFIDNITNRTIEVTMGRIYDYKANYSHYLELRADRRLHQIKAYQEQQKFIADNQAFIDRFKGTYSKTNQVSSRERMLEKLEIIEIDEVDTSSLALSFPPAPRSGDFPVKVKDLSKSYDDHVVFRNANMDIARGEKVSFVGRNGEGKSTMIKAILGEISVDGHCELGHNVKVGYFAQNQAALLDPELTVFQTVDEVAKGDMRTQIKNILGRFMFSGDQIDKKVSVLSGGERTRLAMVKLLLEPVNLLILDEPTNHLDIKSKDVLKEALQTYDGTLILVSHDRDFLQGLSKKVFEFKEKRVIEHFETIDDFLKRNRIENLKEIDLIK; from the coding sequence ATGATAGCAGTAGATAATCTCGCCGTAGAGTTTAGTGGAGACTCCCTTTTTAGCAACGTGTCGTTTACCATTAATGAAAATGATAAAATAGCATTAATGGGTAAAAATGGCGCAGGTAAATCAACCATGATGAAAATCATTGCTGGAGCACAAAAACCTACTAGAGGTAATGTGAGAACTCCCAAGGATGCCGTAATTGCTTATTTACCACAACACCTGTTAACAGACGATGAGTGCACCGTCATGGAAGAAGCTTCAAAAGCTTTCTCACAAGTGCTTGATATGAAGACAGAGATGGATAGGCTCAATAAGGAGTTAGAAACTCGCACAGATTACGAATCTGATGCGTACATGAAAATCATCGCCCAGGTATCAGATTTAGGAGAAAAATATTATGCGATTGAGGAAGTAAATATAGAAGAAGAAGTAGAAAAGGCATTGAGGGGTTTAGGCTTTAAGAGGTCAGATTTTAATAAACCTACAAGCGAGTTTTCTGGAGGATGGCGTATGCGCATAGAGCTGGCAAAAATCTTGCTTGAAAAACCAGATCTTATTTTACTTGATGAGCCTACAAACCACGTAGATATTGAATCTGTTATTTGGCTAGAAGACTTTTTACTCAATAAAGCAAAAGCTGTAATTGTGATCTCTCACGATAAAACATTTATTGATAATATTACTAATAGAACAATTGAGGTCACGATGGGCCGTATTTATGATTACAAGGCAAACTACTCCCATTATTTAGAGTTGCGAGCAGATCGTCGTTTACATCAGATCAAAGCTTACCAAGAGCAACAAAAATTTATTGCAGATAATCAGGCTTTTATTGATCGTTTTAAAGGGACGTATTCTAAAACAAATCAAGTTTCTTCTAGAGAGCGAATGCTAGAAAAACTAGAAATCATTGAGATAGATGAGGTTGACACATCATCACTAGCTTTAAGTTTTCCTCCAGCACCAAGGTCTGGTGATTTTCCCGTAAAAGTTAAAGATCTTTCTAAAAGCTATGATGATCATGTAGTGTTTAGAAATGCAAATATGGATATCGCTCGAGGCGAAAAAGTGAGCTTCGTAGGTAGAAATGGAGAAGGAAAATCTACGATGATTAAGGCTATTCTTGGAGAGATATCAGTAGATGGCCACTGCGAGTTGGGTCATAATGTAAAAGTGGGCTATTTTGCTCAAAACCAAGCTGCGTTACTTGACCCGGAATTAACGGTTTTTCAAACAGTAGATGAAGTTGCCAAAGGAGATATGCGTACCCAAATAAAAAATATATTGGGAAGATTCATGTTTTCTGGGGATCAGATTGATAAAAAGGTAAGTGTACTTTCTGGTGGAGAGCGCACAAGGCTTGCCATGGTAAAACTTTTATTAGAACCAGTGAACCTATTAATTTTAGATGAGCCTACAAATCATCTAGATATCAAGTCAAAAGATGTTCTTAAAGAAGCTTTACAAACGTATGATGGTACATTGATATTGGTTTCTCACGATCGCGACTTCCTTCAAGGCTTGTCTAAAAAGGTTTTTGAATTTAAAGAAAAGCGAGTCATTGAACATTTTGAGACCATCGATGATTTCTTAAAACGTAACCGTATTGAAAATCTTAAGGAGATTGACCTTATAAAATAA
- the pgl gene encoding 6-phosphogluconolactonase — MKLHISKTKQEVAQEFADFLIDLASDKQSITVALSGGSTPKIVFDHLATEYKHTDWSKFHFYWGDERCVPPTDNDSNYKMTVDYLLSKIEIPSENIHRILGDNIPEAEALRYSKELEKNLPLENEVPQFDLVILGMGDDGHTASIFPHEMELWDATEFCVVATHPESGQQRISVTGDVINNAKAVAFLVTGASKKDKIDAILNSQNDDLEYPASLVSPLSGELHWFMDEEAAQGIYK, encoded by the coding sequence ATGAAACTACATATATCAAAAACTAAACAAGAAGTTGCTCAGGAATTTGCAGATTTTCTTATAGATCTTGCTAGTGATAAACAATCTATAACTGTAGCTCTTTCTGGCGGAAGTACCCCTAAAATAGTTTTTGATCATCTCGCGACTGAGTATAAGCATACTGATTGGTCTAAGTTCCATTTTTACTGGGGAGATGAGCGTTGTGTACCGCCAACAGATAATGATAGTAACTATAAAATGACGGTAGATTATTTATTGTCTAAAATTGAAATTCCGTCAGAAAATATTCACCGAATTTTAGGTGATAACATTCCAGAAGCAGAGGCGTTGCGTTACTCAAAAGAATTAGAGAAAAATTTGCCGCTTGAGAATGAGGTGCCTCAATTTGACCTGGTCATATTAGGTATGGGGGATGATGGTCATACGGCTTCTATATTTCCGCATGAAATGGAGTTGTGGGATGCAACGGAATTTTGTGTGGTAGCCACTCATCCAGAATCTGGACAACAGCGTATTAGTGTGACCGGAGATGTGATTAATAATGCTAAAGCGGTTGCATTTCTAGTCACAGGAGCTTCCAAGAAAGATAAAATAGATGCAATTCTGAATAGCCAAAACGATGATTTAGAGTATCCAGCAAGTTTGGTGTCTCCTCTTTCAGGAGAATTACATTGGTTTATGGATGAGGAAGCAGCACAGGGGATTTATAAATAA
- the zwf gene encoding glucose-6-phosphate dehydrogenase, translating to MPKTENQMLVIFGASGDLTARKLVPALYKLYKDKHLPEHFVVLGVARSFMTDEDFRKQVALESKYLEDSEEFIKTFSEKLFYEDLHKKYDVDYRELNERIQDLNTTYQCDNNFIFYLSTPPSLFEAIVKNLTAKGLNDERLGWKRLIVEKPFGYSLETAKSLNEGLHRYFKESQIYRIDHYLGKETVQNILVTRFANSIFEPLWNRDYIDHVEITNAESGGVESRGGYYDKSGALRDMFQSHLLQLVAMLVMEPPLSADPEEIRNEKLKALKSLRLMTDPETIEKNTIRGQYLSSKINGERVNGYREEEDVDADSITETYAAVKFYVDNWRWADVPFYVRTAKRMPTKVTEVVIHFKSPHHQIFKNSNINKDNKLIIRIQPDEGILMKFGVKVPGQGFKVERGNLDFYYSSLGDTNIMEAYERLLLDAMQGDATLYARADEVEAAWRFTDPILNFWKSKKANIYGYSAGVWGPQHADELIEGSNQWRNPGANLADDPDYCVIDC from the coding sequence ATGCCTAAGACAGAGAATCAAATGCTTGTGATTTTTGGTGCATCTGGAGACCTTACAGCTCGTAAGCTCGTCCCAGCTTTGTACAAACTTTATAAAGACAAACATTTACCAGAGCATTTCGTCGTCTTGGGAGTGGCTCGAAGCTTTATGACCGATGAGGATTTTAGAAAACAAGTTGCTCTAGAAAGCAAATATTTAGAAGACAGCGAGGAGTTTATTAAAACATTTTCTGAAAAACTTTTTTACGAAGATCTCCATAAAAAATATGATGTTGATTATAGAGAACTCAATGAGCGCATTCAGGATTTGAATACGACCTATCAATGTGATAACAACTTTATTTTTTATCTCTCTACACCTCCAAGTCTTTTTGAAGCCATAGTAAAAAATCTTACTGCAAAAGGACTCAATGATGAGCGACTAGGCTGGAAGCGATTAATTGTAGAAAAACCATTTGGCTATAGTTTAGAAACAGCAAAGTCTCTCAATGAAGGTTTGCATCGCTATTTTAAGGAGTCGCAGATTTATAGAATAGATCATTATTTAGGTAAAGAAACCGTTCAAAATATTCTTGTCACCAGATTTGCAAATAGCATTTTTGAGCCGCTGTGGAATAGAGATTATATAGATCACGTAGAAATTACAAATGCAGAGAGTGGCGGGGTAGAATCTCGTGGAGGATATTATGATAAGTCTGGAGCTTTGCGTGATATGTTTCAAAGTCATTTATTACAACTAGTTGCAATGCTAGTGATGGAGCCACCTTTAAGTGCAGATCCAGAAGAGATACGTAATGAGAAGCTTAAAGCGTTAAAATCACTACGCTTAATGACAGATCCTGAGACTATAGAGAAGAACACCATAAGAGGACAATATCTAAGTTCAAAAATTAATGGAGAGCGCGTTAACGGCTATCGAGAAGAGGAAGATGTAGATGCAGATAGTATTACAGAAACCTATGCTGCTGTAAAATTTTATGTAGATAATTGGCGATGGGCAGATGTTCCTTTTTACGTGCGCACAGCAAAGAGAATGCCTACTAAAGTAACAGAGGTTGTCATACACTTTAAGTCACCACACCATCAGATTTTTAAAAATTCAAATATTAATAAAGACAATAAGCTCATTATAAGAATACAACCAGATGAAGGTATTCTAATGAAATTTGGTGTAAAAGTACCGGGTCAAGGATTTAAAGTTGAGCGTGGAAATCTCGATTTTTACTACTCTAGTTTGGGAGACACTAATATAATGGAAGCCTATGAACGTTTACTTCTAGATGCCATGCAGGGAGATGCAACATTATATGCAAGAGCAGATGAGGTAGAGGCTGCTTGGCGATTTACAGATCCTATATTGAATTTCTGGAAGTCCAAAAAGGCTAACATTTATGGGTACTCTGCAGGAGTCTGGGGACCACAGCATGCAGATGAGCTTATAGAAGGATCAAATCAATGGCGTAATCCAGGAGCTAACTTAGCAGATGATCCTGATTATTGCGTTATTGACTGTTAA
- the gndA gene encoding NADP-dependent phosphogluconate dehydrogenase has translation MEHTYDFGLVGLGVMGRNFILNVADNGFTALGNDLDPQKVQALIEEGGNTERVNAVVEVSAFAKALSSPRKIMMLVPAGKVVDIVIESLLPHLDKGDILIDGGNSFFTDTDRREAYLAEKGIHFFGAGVSGGAEGARKGPSIMPGGSKAGYAAVQPIFEAVAAKFEGEPCVAYLGPKSAGNYVKMVHNGIEYGLMQLTSEVYDVLKKAGNLSNNELHHTYKQWNAGRLQSFLVEITSEIFAEKDNLGNADLIDQIQDKAKQKGTGKWTSQNAMDLGIPVPSIDIAVSMREISALKDERTIADSLYDRPEIAQMDKEKLIDLTEKAFYFSYIVTYAQGLHQLADASREYGYNLNIAEIAKIWRAGCIIRAKLLADITKAFEADTVLPNLLLSPSFISKVQGSVSAARELVAFGALNGIPLPGISNSLTYFDAYTSTRLPLNLIQAQRDYFGSHTYERLDREGVFHTEWKLKN, from the coding sequence ATGGAGCATACTTACGATTTTGGACTAGTTGGTCTTGGAGTAATGGGTAGAAATTTTATCCTCAACGTAGCAGATAATGGATTTACTGCATTAGGTAACGATCTTGACCCACAAAAAGTTCAAGCCCTTATTGAAGAAGGTGGAAATACAGAGCGTGTCAATGCTGTTGTAGAGGTTTCCGCTTTCGCGAAAGCATTATCATCTCCACGTAAAATTATGATGCTTGTTCCTGCTGGTAAAGTAGTAGATATTGTGATTGAAAGTTTACTTCCTCACCTAGATAAAGGTGATATTCTTATAGATGGTGGAAATTCTTTTTTTACAGATACGGATAGACGAGAAGCCTATCTTGCTGAAAAAGGCATCCACTTTTTTGGAGCCGGAGTATCTGGTGGTGCAGAAGGAGCTCGTAAAGGCCCTAGCATAATGCCAGGTGGATCAAAGGCTGGTTATGCCGCAGTACAACCTATTTTTGAAGCTGTTGCTGCAAAATTTGAAGGCGAACCTTGTGTGGCATATTTGGGTCCAAAATCTGCTGGAAACTATGTGAAAATGGTGCACAATGGGATTGAATATGGATTAATGCAACTCACCTCAGAAGTATATGATGTACTCAAAAAAGCTGGAAATTTATCAAATAATGAATTACACCATACCTACAAACAATGGAATGCAGGACGACTACAATCATTCTTGGTAGAAATAACCTCAGAGATATTTGCAGAGAAGGACAATTTAGGAAATGCAGACCTCATTGATCAAATACAAGATAAGGCTAAGCAAAAAGGCACTGGAAAATGGACTTCTCAAAATGCTATGGATTTGGGCATCCCTGTTCCTTCTATAGACATTGCCGTGAGCATGAGAGAGATTTCTGCACTTAAAGATGAACGCACTATTGCAGATTCACTTTATGACCGTCCAGAAATTGCTCAAATGGACAAAGAAAAACTCATAGATCTTACAGAAAAGGCATTTTATTTTTCATATATCGTAACCTACGCACAAGGCTTACATCAACTTGCAGATGCTTCAAGAGAATACGGATACAACCTCAACATTGCAGAAATTGCAAAAATTTGGAGAGCAGGGTGCATTATTAGAGCAAAACTGCTAGCAGACATTACTAAGGCTTTTGAAGCAGATACAGTACTTCCTAACTTACTGCTTTCTCCATCATTTATTTCTAAGGTACAAGGCTCAGTGAGTGCCGCCAGAGAGTTAGTAGCTTTTGGTGCATTGAATGGCATTCCATTACCTGGAATTTCAAACTCGCTCACCTATTTTGATGCCTATACTTCAACACGTTTACCGCTTAACTTGATACAAGCACAACGTGATTATTTTGGTTCTCACACCTATGAGAGACTGGACCGTGAAGGTGTTTTTCACACAGAATGGAAACTTAAAAATTAA
- a CDS encoding glycerophosphodiester phosphodiesterase, with amino-acid sequence MKQRHSSVSPLIIAHRGAQSHFPEHTIEGYQKAIEFGADYIEPDLVLTKDGVFVARHEPYLSQKTNISNFKEFQNRKTTKILDGEIVTDWFVSDFTVAELKKIKTRQFWKNRPHNYDDQFEIPTFEEIIALLKAYKKKSGKEIGIYPELKHPTFHKQLGLEMEDRFLNQLLKAEYTRRDSKIYVQCFEVKTLQYLRRKTSVKLVQLIGASGYNQNGDLRFKKLDGSYDSSGQPYDFYVENDKRDYSFFATPKGMEFMATYADGVGPWKPFVVSVARDLVAHPKSLIATDFVELAHKSKLEVHPYTFKNEDQQWSSNEEPTQEYLKFFEAGVDGVFTDYTNEAVRARNEFLKLNTRS; translated from the coding sequence ATGAAGCAACGTCATTCCAGTGTTTCTCCCCTTATAATAGCGCATCGCGGCGCACAATCTCATTTCCCAGAACATACCATAGAAGGATACCAAAAGGCTATTGAATTCGGTGCTGATTACATTGAGCCAGATCTTGTCTTAACTAAAGATGGTGTATTTGTAGCACGCCATGAACCCTATTTATCTCAAAAAACGAATATCTCAAACTTTAAAGAATTTCAAAACCGAAAGACTACTAAGATTCTTGATGGGGAGATTGTTACAGACTGGTTTGTCTCTGATTTTACAGTTGCTGAACTTAAAAAAATAAAAACGCGACAATTTTGGAAAAACAGACCTCACAATTATGATGATCAGTTTGAAATCCCAACATTCGAAGAAATAATAGCTTTATTGAAAGCATATAAAAAGAAAAGTGGAAAAGAAATAGGGATTTATCCAGAATTAAAACATCCCACTTTCCACAAACAATTGGGGTTAGAGATGGAAGATCGATTCTTAAATCAATTGTTAAAGGCTGAGTATACTCGCAGGGATTCAAAAATTTACGTACAATGTTTTGAAGTTAAAACATTACAGTATTTAAGGAGAAAAACTTCAGTAAAGTTAGTGCAATTAATAGGAGCTTCAGGATATAATCAAAACGGAGACCTTCGATTTAAAAAATTAGATGGCTCCTATGATTCTTCGGGACAGCCTTACGATTTTTATGTAGAAAATGATAAGCGAGACTATAGTTTTTTTGCCACCCCAAAGGGAATGGAATTTATGGCAACCTACGCAGACGGTGTGGGTCCATGGAAGCCATTTGTAGTTTCTGTAGCTAGAGATTTAGTTGCACATCCAAAGTCACTCATTGCCACTGATTTTGTAGAGCTTGCTCATAAAAGCAAACTTGAAGTACATCCCTATACGTTTAAAAATGAGGATCAACAGTGGTCATCTAATGAGGAGCCAACTCAAGAATACTTAAAATTCTTCGAGGCTGGCGTAGATGGTGTATTTACAGATTATACCAATGAAGCGGTAAGAGCTAGAAACGAATTTCTAAAACTGAATACAAGGAGTTAA